Sequence from the Tripterygium wilfordii isolate XIE 37 chromosome 10, ASM1340144v1, whole genome shotgun sequence genome:
TGTTCAAGAAATGAGTTCCTCTGGACACATAGACCTGTGagtggatgaaaaatcactTTGTGTAGTTCAGACTTAGATTCAACAGGTCCTGCAGAATGCGATGAAAACACATCATGTTTGAGCTTTGAAGtaatcaaattcaaacaaagaaagaagtTTTGGTTAGGATGGTGAAGTTGATTGTGGTAACTCCTTTGCATGGGAGGTTCTCCTCGCTCGAGCTTCGCTCGAGCTTCGGCCTGGTCTAAAGTGTCACCAGCATGGAGCGGGCTGAGTTGGCTACTAGAGTTTAGAGCTGACCCAGTTGTTCGGTGAGCATGTTGAGCTGGGTAAttttcggttatcaaaaaaataatcaaattcaaaatagaaATCAACACTGCTGTACCTTGAAATGGAGTCTGCAGAGCAGATATTCTCTGTAGGAAGTTTGAATTGCGAGTTTCACACCAATTCCAACTTAACATCCCATAAGCTTCATCCAGTCCAAACACACCTTGCCTCAAATAGTAACTTCCAACCAGTGTCCACAAAGCCCAGTCTAAGTCAAGTTCAGCAGCCACACCAAGGAAGCAATTCATGTACCTGTTGTCATTGACATTGATCCCTCTTTGATCCATTCCAAATTCACTCACAAACAATGGCCATCCCTGCTTCAACAGAAATTCTGATAACCACATCATATTCTTCATCACCCTCCCGCAAACTTGGTTTGGATTCCCGTTTTGCCATGCCTTTCCATCTGTAAATCCATACCAATGGACCTCAAACACTAACTTCCCAGAGAAGGTAAGGCTCACTGGTCGCTTTCGGATGAACGACAAGTCCTTGTCATAACTGAGACCGGATAGAATAACAAGCACATCTGGGTTTGCTGAGTGTACTGCTTCAGCTCCTCTCTGCATGTACCTAACTTGTTTTGAATAACAAAAGAATTGATCAAATGCAGGATATTGAGAAACTAATGTATTGAACACTCAAATGTATATGGTGTACCTGTACCAGCCTTTGACATTCTGTCTGGAGCCTCTGAGTTCATTCCTTAAGCTCATGCCAACCACATTAGACACACCTTTGAACATTTTGGCCATCCGAGTCAAGCCCTTGATCCAGAGATCTGGATCGAAGAATTGGTCACCGAAGAAACCATTGCCATCACCACCACTGTTGCCGCAACACCACCCAGGCTTGCTTATGTGATTGTCCAGTATCACCATCACGTTGTTCTCATCTAGACTTGACACCACTTTCTGTAATTATAATACTGTTAGGACTAACATAACTTTTTTCTGGGTAACTGAGAATTTCTTAGTCCAACACGTCCACCGATAAGTGAACCAACTCTAAACTTTGCTCACCAACCCAGCCCTCTCCACGCTGGTGATAAAAAAAATCGGACCGAAAACCGTGTGGGAAATAATACCGAAATTGCTGGGCGTGAAAGTTGAACTTGCGACGTCCCACATTTACGAGGAGTTACCACAATCAACTTCACTATCCCAACCAGGAGCactagttaaagataccaataaaaaaaaagtggacAGATTTAGGTAGTACCTGGTAGGCCTGAATGAGTGAAAGATCAATGAAAGATGGGTTGTAAATTTTGAGAGCAGCAATTGATTCAATCAGGCCAAGTTTTTGAAAAGATTCCCTCACAGTCATTGAACCCAAGGACTCATCGGTGACCAAAAAAAGTGGCCAAGTGAGCCTAACACAATTGAATCCCAGTGACACAATTAACTTGGATATCACATCCACAGGCTGCTTACTAAGTCCCTCTGCCACCATGACTTCAAGGTGTGACACCCAGTTCACGCAAGCCAGCTTCACTCGCTGCCCGTCGTCGTCATCGACGATCCATCGGGAGTTGGTGGATAGAGGAGGAGCAGTGATAGGAGGAAGGAAGATGATAACAAGTGTAAGAATAGAGAGGGCGGAGAAGGCAAAGAAAttcctcatgtttttgtgggTTTGGACAGAAACACAGTCGAGAGAGTCTTGTTTACATGCCCTACGTACATAGAATCCTCCAACCAACCATCCAGCTTTTAGTTTTGTTATGATTTGAGTGTGTCTATTCAATGGGTGgggtttctatatatatatataacttaggatccacaaggcttctccttaattagTGGTGTcacgtggacgtctttacaaaaaaacctacatagacaaaagaaaattttaaaatatattagaaaactttaagacccacaaccacacacataaatatattgcaaaactttaatacccacaaccacattcatacactttaagacccacaaccacactcatacagttaatagtattcaaaaaattttaaaattatattgaattgtatgggaatttaatgtttcataggagtggtttgatgttgttttggtttctcaaaggtcatgtattgctaattatgagagtcttttgatattactcaattaatgaaattcatttgtagtatttagtttgaaaacattttgtgtgtttttggcattaattaccatcattttgtgggaatttttgatgtattttgtgtgtttttgaagtatttagttgatgtattgtgcatgtttagagtttggtcaggtttagtagtctatttggattgcaacatacacaacatgaaaggcttttctcatgctatattgttctaatgtgtaagtaaattcagcccatttggtattggaacatgtaagtggcgacaggaaagcacggtagaattcaatgagttgttgaaggtcaaagtgattataggcacaaATCTactagtcatacataacatttcaaaaatataaattcaaaaatcttattccaaaaatatcatttcaaaaatactacttattgctacattgtacttctcgatattaaatgtcactttgtagagattgttgtactaacgatacaatattgtctcataaacatgtctttggtgacctataacactttgtagatactagcgacgcaaataaaaattgataaactcttatcatacttattccttatgcatcaaatttcttacaccctattagaaaaaaatttcttagcaaattaaaaaataagtagtgtacatattttatcttcatctcacaatcatatctattttttacaattaaagctctactgctcttcatgttaacaaagtattgaaaaacTTCCACACATCtgtattttccaatcaaaatatgtgccaCGCGAAgagcgggcatgcaactagttataAAATATGATTAAGACATCATTGAAATGACAGTTAATTAGCTCAACTAAAAAgtaataattttgttttgttgtaatttCCAAATTAAAGTGAAGGTGATGGCAGTTTGTTAAAATGGCTACTTCtgcactctttttttttgttggttttagCCACAGAGAAATTGACACTCTAAAGACTGGGAGCGAGGGGTTACGGTTACGATTGTTTTAGTTAAGAATTGATAaaaatttctcccaaaatcatgttaaattacAGCAGACACCCGACACCCAAGATCTACCAACATAATTAGAATGAAAAATATAGATATAGCAAAAATACATCCCTCGAAGATTCGTTCAAAATGTTCCAAACATTGTTTGACAGGCCATTTTCAATGGGCTTGGAGGATTGGAATACGACCCATTAACAATTTGATTGAATACCCACTTGTTAGCTGCCTCTGTGAAATGGGTCCCGTCCCAAATAATTCGAGTCGATGGATCTTTACATGATCTTGTAATTAAAATGTCCTTCCCATCTTTGGTAATCTTACCACCACATTTTACATACCTGTTGTAGTTATCCTTGCCCCCATGACCACAACAAGCAATAAGAGGTCTCTCAAACCCTACAAATTAAACAACACATAAATTGCAAATTAAAGAAGCatttttatatgaaaaatatatgagacCCCCAATTTATCCTCAACACATGTGGAGTGTTTAGTGTTGGATGTGGGTTGACTGTCCGAGTTTAGAGCTAACTCAACCGTCTAGTTGACATGTCAGGATGAGGAATTATTGGTaaccaaaaaaatattggaTGTTAAATGGACCCTATATGCATACTTTTAATTAATGACTATCACCCATGCCACATAAGTTTTGGACAGTGGCATACTTGAGTTTTCAAAGGCCCTGGTATAAATGGGTTTGGGACTACTATAACAAGCAATAAGGGGtcccttaaaaaaaattaaatgtcatATGTTATTTAAATGGGTTTGGGACTACTATAacacttgtattttttttgaaaaaatataggTTCCGGGAATTCGGGGGTATATGTCGCTCCACCATAGGAACGCCCCTCGATTAGAGATAAAATGTGGATCATAAATTGAGGATATATAACATCGCTCATTTTATATTGGgctcatcaatcatcaatcatcaaatgaaataataaaaaaacaaaatttaccaAATCTTTTTGCTTGGCTGATGAGAGTATACTTGGCGATGTAGACGTCAACGTAGGTGATCGCAGCCATGTGAAGATCTTTCCTCAGTTGGACCAAGGCCTCTTTTAATCTGTTGTTGAAATACTGGGCCACCTCGTTCAACGGGCTGGCGCACCCAAATTTATCTATTTGGGCTGCAGTAACATAAAAACGGTCCAACACATACGGGTAACAGCCCACTGGGCCTGTATTATGTATCCAAAAAGATGTTCCTCCTTCAGCATACACATTCTGCGGCCCATATCCAGTAGATCAgatatctatataaatatattttaaaaaacaaaaagaacgaagaagatgaaccAGTAAGGGTTTCTGCGAGACCTTGATGACAATGGAGAGTTGGTGAAGCAAGTCAGGAACGTAAGCCATGACTTGTTCAGTAGTCATGTTGAGCTTGTAACCAGCAGTGAGATCGTTTTGGCCAATGTCAAAGGTGTACAAAGCTCGCGAGAAATAATCTTCTCTCGGTAACAATTCGTCGAACACCTTCCCTGCATCAAGTTGATTAATTTCATGCTGATTAACCGAATTCTCTAGCTTAAGAATTCTCAATAATTACCTTGATTCCGAAATATTTGAGATCTTCTATGGAAATCTGAGAATTGAACGAACTGCACGTCTACTGAGATCGGACTGTACCCGCTTTGAGCAATAGTGGTGTTTTGGGGTCTAATGGTTGATCCAGCCGTCGCAAAATTGGCTCCGTGACTGAAGTTCGATCCAATTGAGTCCAGATACGCACTCAGATGCGGCAACCCTAAACTTTCCGCTGAAAACAAAGCAGAATACACAAATCGTTAAACATTGTCAATTGTTTTTGATTGCGCACTAAAGACAGAAAGAAAGGTAAACCTATAAAATCAATTATCAATCGCCCATCGGAGAAGCGTCCGGCGGGGGAGCGAAAATAAGTCTCTCCATTTGGAGGAGGAGCTTGTCCGAATGCTGCAGAGAGGCCCCCGGTGTCGGAATTGGAGTCGCCGAAGTTGACGACAAACGGAAAGTTACAAGAAGAAAGTAGAGGAGTTGGTAGTAAGACAACTGAAATCAGAAGCACAAATAGGAGGTATAGGTCGCAGTGAGATCCcatgagagacagagagaaggaGAAATTATGGAGGGCAATCAACTacagttctcttttttttttttttttttttttgtccagcaAACAAAGGATTACAGTAGACTAAGATGAATCCCAAAACTACAGTTCTCTTGTAGCTGCCCATTTGGCGAGAACCAAAACTACAGTTCTCTTGGTCTTTAATGGATACggcttatttttttattcaatatttattttagaTAAAATATAATCTGCGACTGCTAGATTGTTTTAtgacaaaatatgaaaatactactatattgtatttttctctttcaaacaaaatattagttagtttttttttaaaaaaaaaccccccaaAACGACATTATACAGCCTTGTTTTTTGAACAAGGTCTAAACACGAACCTTCAGGTGACAAATCGCGAGCACATATGCTTCTCCCCTGATGACAGATAAGTTTGGACAAAACTCAACGCGTAACCGGGGTTATTGTTGGTAGTGGGAATGAAACTTAGGGTCTCTCGAATCCATACGATTTGGCCACGAGAGATTCATCAATTAAGGTATTACTCAAGTTGTTCAAAATATAGTTAGGCCTTACCATGGTTTCTTGCTTGGCTAATGTTAAAACTCTCCCAACTCGGTTTGGGATGTTCAAAAcatgtggtttataaggaaACCCGAGTCCCTACCACGATAAGAGACTTTTTCTTGGATCCAAGTATCATTAAATGAGACGATCCATTAAGAATAGAGCCGTGCAAACCCGATCTATCTATGGTAACTGATaaatccaaaacggacaatatcatTAATGTCAGTAGAGCTTAGATTTTCAACATACAGAATCATAACTATAATAAAACAAGCGAAAGAATGATAGATAGATATGTCTCGTAGTTGGAAAGTGATTGGTGAGGGATCTGATTCCTATATGACCCAATGCTGGTCAACTGAAGCAGAGATTCTGTGTGGGATCCCCAGTGAAGACAATGCAAGtttcttttttgcttctttttttcaaaatttaacaaCAAAGTATACTTTCTGGAATGCTAATTCATATCCTGCTTAGAACACTTCAATAAAGGGCTTA
This genomic interval carries:
- the LOC120007198 gene encoding glycosyl hydrolase 5 family protein-like; its protein translation is MRNFFAFSALSILTLVIIFLPPITAPPLSTNSRWIVDDDDGQRVKLACVNWVSHLEVMVAEGLSKQPVDVISKLIVSLGFNCVRLTWPLFLVTDESLGSMTVRESFQKLGLIESIAALKIYNPSFIDLSLIQAYQKVVSSLDENNVMVILDNHISKPGWCCGNSGGDGNGFFGDQFFDPDLWIKGLTRMAKMFKGVSNVVGMSLRNELRGSRQNVKGWYRYMQRGAEAVHSANPDVLVILSGLSYDKDLSFIRKRPVSLTFSGKLVFEVHWYGFTDGKAWQNGNPNQVCGRVMKNMMWLSEFLLKQGWPLFVSEFGMDQRGINVNDNRYMNCFLGVAAELDLDWALWTLVGSYYLRQGVFGLDEAYGMLSWNWCETRNSNFLQRISALQTPFQGPVESKSELHKVIFHPLTGLCVQRNSFLEQLKLGPCSESEAWTYSTQKTLLVKGTQSCLQADDLDKPAKMGSICSRWKIISKSRMHLSSKVSHGATVCLDMDSSNNILTRPCKCLSKDITCDPSSQWFKLVDRTRGSGQTKAIMSSEKISCWS
- the LOC120007819 gene encoding GDSL esterase/lipase At3g26430-like: MGSHCDLYLLFVLLISVVLLPTPLLSSCNFPFVVNFGDSNSDTGGLSAAFGQAPPPNGETYFRSPAGRFSDGRLIIDFIAESLGLPHLSAYLDSIGSNFSHGANFATAGSTIRPQNTTIAQSGYSPISVDVQFVQFSDFHRRSQIFRNQGKVFDELLPREDYFSRALYTFDIGQNDLTAGYKLNMTTEQVMAYVPDLLHQLSIVIKNVYAEGGTSFWIHNTGPVGCYPYVLDRFYVTAAQIDKFGCASPLNEVAQYFNNRLKEALVQLRKDLHMAAITYVDVYIAKYTLISQAKRFGFERPLIACCGHGGKDNYNRYVKCGGKITKDGKDILITRSCKDPSTRIIWDGTHFTEAANKWVFNQIVNGSYSNPPSPLKMACQTMFGTF